The nucleotide sequence TGACCGGAAGGACATCCCGCAGGCACGCCTGAAGCTGGGTTTGTACCACCCCCCCTCTTCGTTCCCGGCACCCTCGGGGACCCTGGGCTCGCAAGGGCGGAAGAGTGACCACTCCTTTTTGCTCGAGTTTTAGAAGCAGCTTGTGGCAGGCTTCGACTTTCAGCCGGCCATTCGGGGACTTCCACGGCAGATTCTCACACAAGGTCGCCGCGATTTCCTCTCGACTCAAGCGGGAAAACCGCTGGACCGTGTTTCGAATCAATTCCAGGTCCGCCTCGCGAAACTCTCGGTCGCCAATCCAAAAGGGTACGTCCATCTGAGACTCACCTCTCGACATCATCTCCAAGGTTATCATCTCAGATGGGCTCAGAACTGTCCAGTCGTATTTGCAATCAAATTTTCTTGAGACGCGCTCTGAAGTCAAGCGTCCCAAGGGCTTCCCGGTTCATGCGTCAGCACTGTGCGCGGATACCGGGAGTTGACGTGGAACCAGGGTCCTGGACCTCAGACGCCGGACTCATGGACTGGCTGACAAGCCTCGGAGCACGACCGATTTGATCGTTGCAGTCAAATCTTATGTTGAGTCTACAAAGCGGTCATCTCAGCTTTTGTAAGCAGGGATGGCCGTTTCTCACCATAACCTGCAGCTCCCCATAATTGCCCACCCCCGGTGGTCCCAGGAAGATAACGTTGCTGCCCTCCTGGATGAACGTCAAGCTGGCTAGTTCTCGTATTTGTCGCTCATCGACGGACGGCTGGAACGAGAAATCGAAATCTGCAAGGGTCTTGTGATACGGGAAGTTGGCCATGCGGAGTCTGGCATGCATGTAACGGCTGTATCGCTCCTCCTGCTCAGCCTCTAGCAGTCTGTGCAGGAACTCCGCATAGGTCGCCTGGTGCCCCGCTGCCCACTCCACGCACGCCGGCAGCACCGCCGCGGCGCGCTTTAATCCCAGCTCCAGCAGCTGCTCCTCGGCCTTGGCCAGAACCAACGCCTCACTCATTGCACCTGACCTCCCATTGCAATCTGCTCATAGACGGACAGCTCCCGCTGCTCCACGTCCGGCCCGATTTGCAACCCTGGCACCTTGCCTCGATCCGGATGGGACGTCCCAGCCGGGATTCCCTTGAAGTGCTCAGGGTTGGTTGAGACCTGGTGCCTGCCTGTGAGCACGCGGTGTTCGGCAATGACCTGCCCGCCGTACTCGATCTGCAGGCTGCCTGACTCAAACTCCCTGACCAGCACGGTGTGCCCCACATACCGCCACGGAACGGTGTACATGTTCGTGTTCCACGAGATGCGGCAATCGTTCATGACCTTGCGCATATCGGCGTACGCCAGCGTGTACCGGCTCTTAGGCAGGGGCTGCAGCGTCTCTGCCTGAAACCGCACCACCGGCTGCTCCCGCGTTGTGCCGTGGATGCGAACATTGGCCACCATATCCCGCCAGATGGCACCTTGCCGGTTCAGGTCGTCATAGTCCACGAACGATACCGGCCAGAAGCTGGACCGGATATACCCGATGGGCCGTTCAATCTTCCCCTTTGTACGACTTCGGTAGGGCTTACAGGCCTTGGGCACGAATCCGTAGTACTTGGCGAAGTCCATGTACGCCGGCTGCCAGTCT is from Kyrpidia tusciae DSM 2912 and encodes:
- a CDS encoding ATP-binding protein; the encoded protein is MSEALVLAKAEEQLLELGLKRAAAVLPACVEWAAGHQATYAEFLHRLLEAEQEERYSRYMHARLRMANFPYHKTLADFDFSFQPSVDERQIRELASLTFIQEGSNVIFLGPPGVGNYGELQVMVRNGHPCLQKLR
- the istA gene encoding IS21 family transposase, producing MRESEKMEIRKLYEEGVSISELARRYGHDRKTIRKAVSEPRQQEEGMVKSRGRRVKGHKLEPYKAYVEQRMRIGVLNAERIFREIREQGYTGGITVLREFMHPLRPVVSAKATVRFETAPGEQAQIDLGAFPYLDPHGHRRKVWCFAMVLAYSRMLYLEFIRASDQLHILQALRNALEFFGGVPKVILSDNCSPLVVANDGHGHVDWQPAYMDFAKYYGFVPKACKPYRSRTKGKIERPIGYIRSSFWPVSFVDYDDLNRQGAIWRDMVANVRIHGTTREQPVVRFQAETLQPLPKSRYTLAYADMRKVMNDCRISWNTNMYTVPWRYVGHTVLVREFESGSLQIEYGGQVIAEHRVLTGRHQVSTNPEHFKGIPAGTSHPDRGKVPGLQIGPDVEQRELSVYEQIAMGGQVQ